A stretch of the Actinoalloteichus fjordicus genome encodes the following:
- a CDS encoding ABC transporter permease: MGVLLALVLLLGVTLSANPRFLSGQSLRDLLLGASILVVLAAGQAMVVITKNVDLSVGSVLGLSAYATGTLLVAAPGTPLPLVVLFGMLFGAVCGLVNGAVVAVAGVPSLVVTLGTLYVFRGLDSIWASASGRLQINAADLPAGFTSAGTEALLGVPLLAVGAIIVVLAVGDHLRSYRSGRELYAIGSDGAAAGLSGIPVGRRVLTAFVVNGMLAGLAGVMYAARFGTLDATAGTGLELQVVAAVVIGGIAITGGSGTVWGAAIGAVLLTVIGAALPQLGVSAFWQQASIGALILLAIGLDRALALRTARRLRRWDTRAT; this comes from the coding sequence ATGGGCGTCCTGCTCGCCCTGGTCCTGCTGCTGGGCGTGACGCTCTCGGCCAATCCTCGATTCCTGTCCGGTCAGAGCCTGCGTGACCTGCTGCTCGGCGCGTCGATCCTCGTCGTGCTGGCGGCCGGTCAGGCCATGGTCGTCATCACCAAGAACGTCGACCTCTCCGTCGGATCGGTGCTGGGCCTGTCGGCCTATGCCACCGGCACCCTGCTCGTCGCCGCGCCGGGCACGCCCCTGCCGCTGGTGGTGCTCTTCGGCATGCTGTTCGGTGCGGTCTGCGGCCTGGTGAACGGCGCCGTGGTCGCCGTGGCAGGCGTCCCGTCGCTGGTGGTCACGCTGGGCACCCTCTACGTCTTCCGCGGGCTGGACTCGATCTGGGCCTCGGCCTCTGGCCGCCTCCAGATCAACGCCGCCGACCTGCCCGCCGGATTCACCTCGGCCGGGACCGAGGCCCTGCTCGGGGTGCCGCTGCTGGCGGTCGGCGCAATCATCGTCGTGCTGGCGGTCGGCGACCACCTGCGGTCCTATCGCAGCGGCCGGGAGCTGTACGCGATCGGCTCCGACGGCGCCGCCGCCGGACTGTCCGGCATCCCGGTCGGGCGCCGGGTGCTCACCGCCTTCGTGGTCAACGGCATGCTCGCCGGTCTGGCGGGCGTCATGTACGCCGCCCGATTCGGCACGCTGGACGCGACGGCGGGCACCGGCCTCGAACTCCAGGTGGTGGCCGCCGTCGTCATCGGCGGCATCGCCATCACCGGCGGCAGCGGCACGGTCTGGGGCGCGGCCATCGGCGCCGTCCTGCTCACCGTCATCGGCGCCGCCCTGCCGCAGCTCGGCGTGAGCGCCTTCTGGCAGCAGGCGTCGATCGGGGCGCTGATCCTGCTGGCCATCGGACTGGACCGTGCGCTCGCCCTGCGCACCGCCCGCAGACTGAGGAGGTGGGACACCCGTGCCACCTGA
- a CDS encoding RtcB family protein: MYTQILGERVPIRAWADPDEIEPQAMAQLRNVANLPWLHGLAVMPDVHFGKGATVGSVIAMRDAVSPAAVGVDIGCGMSAVRTSLFDHDLPADLGGLRSRIEAAVPVGFALHDDPVNPARVPGTAGWDDFWAGFDHLHEGVHHRRDRAARQIGTLGGGNHFIEVCLEQGGPDAGRVWLMLHSGSRNIGKELAERHVRIAQSLSHNKNLVDRDLAVFLAATPEMAAYRRDLYWAQEYALRNRATMMALVKGALRATVPGVRFDPEVSCHHNYVAEERYDGVDLLVTRKGAIRAGSGELGIIPGSMGTGSYIVRGLGNQGSFQSASHGAGRRMSRNKAKKLFSAADLAAQTEGVECRKDAGVVDEIPAAYKDINEVIKAQEDLVAVVAHLKQVVCVKG; this comes from the coding sequence ATGTACACCCAGATCCTTGGCGAGCGCGTGCCCATTCGTGCCTGGGCCGACCCGGACGAGATCGAGCCCCAGGCCATGGCCCAGCTCCGCAACGTCGCGAACCTGCCGTGGCTGCACGGCCTCGCCGTGATGCCCGACGTGCACTTCGGCAAGGGCGCGACCGTCGGGAGCGTCATAGCGATGCGCGACGCCGTCTCGCCCGCCGCAGTCGGAGTGGACATCGGCTGCGGCATGTCCGCCGTCCGGACCTCCCTGTTCGACCACGACCTGCCCGCCGACCTCGGCGGTCTGCGCAGCCGGATCGAGGCGGCGGTGCCGGTCGGCTTCGCCCTGCACGACGACCCGGTCAATCCGGCTCGGGTGCCGGGGACGGCCGGGTGGGACGACTTCTGGGCAGGCTTCGACCACCTGCACGAGGGCGTCCACCATCGGCGGGATCGGGCCGCTCGGCAGATCGGCACCCTGGGCGGCGGAAATCACTTCATCGAGGTCTGCCTGGAGCAGGGCGGTCCGGACGCGGGCCGGGTGTGGCTGATGCTGCACTCGGGCTCGCGCAACATCGGCAAGGAGCTGGCCGAGCGGCACGTGCGGATCGCGCAGTCCCTGTCGCACAACAAGAACCTGGTGGATCGGGACCTCGCCGTGTTCCTCGCCGCGACGCCGGAGATGGCGGCGTACCGGCGGGACCTGTACTGGGCGCAGGAGTACGCCCTGCGGAACCGGGCGACGATGATGGCACTGGTCAAGGGCGCGCTGCGGGCGACAGTGCCCGGTGTCCGGTTCGATCCGGAGGTCTCCTGCCACCACAACTACGTTGCGGAGGAGCGGTACGACGGCGTCGACCTCCTGGTGACGCGCAAGGGCGCGATCCGTGCGGGTTCCGGGGAGCTGGGCATCATTCCGGGCAGCATGGGAACCGGGTCCTACATCGTGCGCGGGCTGGGCAACCAGGGCTCGTTCCAGTCCGCCTCGCACGGCGCCGGGCGCCGGATGTCGCGGAACAAGGCGAAGAAGCTGTTCTCGGCGGCCGACCTCGCCGCGCAGACCGAGGGCGTGGAGTGCCGCAAGGACGCGGGCGTGGTGGACGAGATCCCGGCCGCCTACAAGGACATCAACGAGGTGATCAAGGCACAGGAGGATCTGGTGGCGGTGGTCGCACACCTCAAGCAGGTCGTCTGCGTCAAGGGCTGA
- a CDS encoding AAA family ATPase produces the protein MLLRFRAVNHRSLRDAVELSLVSPSMRGTHPPDQDWRQATTRVAGIYGANASGKSTVLHAIDFAKTAVAHSATRWGDQDGFPHQPFMLDRESRNLPSSYEFDFVAAGSRYIYGFESEPNGIREEWLYSYPAGRRRVLFERTRDAKAIKFGRSLVGENATISKLVRPNALFLSVAANNNHPVLSGIQQELCKGLDYISLDSPNSVARLRRAVSMLEEGDLLDQAGSLLRFADLGITDVTIESTEHEDRTAELITRLQHSLPHLSEQSPDLSHWRIIAAGDRQLRFGHRAGVDDSFSLRAEEESSGTVAWLGLGVHALRVLHDGRALIIDEIDSSLHPTLTAALISMFKDSEINRSGAQLVFTSHDTTLLGSLVGEVLSPAEVWFAEKSPIGVTELYSLQEFPTRETDNFERRYLQGRYGAVPIIDPAQLRAALAEDV, from the coding sequence GTGCTGCTTCGCTTCCGGGCCGTCAATCATCGTTCGCTGCGCGATGCGGTCGAGTTGTCGCTGGTGTCCCCGTCGATGCGCGGCACGCATCCGCCGGATCAGGACTGGCGCCAGGCCACCACCAGAGTGGCCGGGATCTACGGCGCGAACGCCTCGGGGAAGTCGACCGTGCTCCATGCGATCGACTTCGCGAAGACGGCGGTAGCCCACTCGGCCACCCGCTGGGGTGATCAAGACGGATTTCCGCACCAGCCGTTCATGCTCGATCGCGAGAGCAGAAACCTGCCCTCCTCATACGAGTTCGACTTCGTCGCCGCCGGTAGCCGGTACATCTACGGGTTCGAATCGGAGCCGAACGGAATCCGCGAGGAATGGCTGTACTCCTACCCGGCGGGTCGGCGACGAGTACTCTTCGAACGCACCCGCGACGCGAAGGCCATCAAGTTCGGCCGATCGCTCGTCGGCGAGAACGCCACGATCAGCAAACTCGTCCGGCCGAATGCACTGTTCCTGTCGGTGGCCGCCAATAACAATCATCCGGTCCTGAGCGGAATTCAGCAGGAACTGTGCAAGGGATTGGACTACATCTCGCTTGACTCGCCGAACTCCGTCGCACGGCTCCGCCGGGCCGTCAGCATGCTCGAAGAGGGCGACCTCCTCGATCAGGCAGGCTCGCTGCTGCGATTCGCGGACCTCGGCATCACCGACGTGACCATCGAGTCGACGGAACACGAGGACCGGACGGCTGAGCTGATCACGAGACTCCAGCATTCACTGCCGCACCTCTCGGAGCAGTCCCCTGATCTCTCCCACTGGCGGATCATCGCCGCAGGTGACCGACAACTCCGCTTCGGCCACCGTGCAGGCGTCGACGACTCCTTCAGCCTGAGGGCAGAGGAGGAGAGCAGCGGCACGGTCGCCTGGCTAGGTCTCGGCGTCCACGCCCTGCGCGTCCTCCACGACGGCCGAGCACTCATCATCGATGAGATCGACTCCAGCCTGCATCCGACGCTGACGGCCGCGTTGATCAGCATGTTCAAGGACTCGGAGATCAACCGCAGCGGCGCGCAACTCGTCTTCACCTCCCACGACACCACACTGCTCGGCAGTCTGGTCGGCGAGGTCCTCAGCCCGGCAGAGGTCTGGTTCGCCGAGAAGAGCCCGATCGGTGTCACCGAGCTGTACTCGCTGCAGGAGTTCCCGACCCGCGAGACGGACAACTTCGAGCGGCGCTATCTCCAGGGCCGCTACGGCGCCGTGCCGATCATCGACCCGGCGCAACTGCGCGCGGCGCTCGCCGAGGACGTGTGA
- a CDS encoding acyl-CoA dehydrogenase, protein MNSGFGTYQLADEHEALREAVRALAEKEIAPHAAEVDEQARFPQEARDALTKADLHAVHLPEEYGGQGADSVATCIVIEEVARVCASSSLIPAVNKLGSVPVLLAGSAELKQQVLPTLASDGAMISYALSEREAGSDTASMRTRARLDGDHWVLNGTKCWITNAGESAWYTVMAVTDPNATKKSDGISAFVVHADDPGFEVGSKERKLGIKGSPTREIHFADCTIPADRIIGEPGTGLKTALRTLDHTRPTIGAQALGIAQGALDASIDYVKSRKQFGKPISDFQGVQFMLADMAMKIEAARHLVYVSAARAERGEGDLGFVSAAAKCFASDVAMEVTTDAVQLFGGAGYTSDFPVERMMRDAKITQIYEGTNQIQRMVMARNLLKR, encoded by the coding sequence GTGAACTCTGGCTTCGGTACCTACCAACTCGCTGACGAGCACGAGGCCCTGCGGGAGGCGGTACGGGCGCTCGCGGAGAAGGAGATCGCCCCGCACGCCGCCGAGGTCGACGAGCAGGCGCGCTTTCCCCAGGAGGCGCGGGACGCGTTGACCAAGGCCGACCTGCACGCCGTGCACCTCCCCGAGGAGTACGGCGGTCAGGGCGCGGACTCGGTCGCGACCTGCATCGTCATCGAGGAGGTCGCGCGGGTCTGCGCGTCCTCCTCGCTGATCCCCGCCGTGAACAAGCTGGGCTCGGTGCCCGTCCTGCTGGCGGGTTCTGCGGAGCTGAAGCAGCAGGTGCTGCCGACACTCGCCTCGGACGGCGCGATGATCTCCTATGCGTTGTCGGAGCGCGAGGCGGGCTCCGACACCGCGTCGATGCGCACCAGGGCCCGGCTCGACGGCGACCACTGGGTGCTCAACGGCACCAAGTGCTGGATCACCAACGCGGGGGAGTCCGCCTGGTACACGGTCATGGCGGTCACCGATCCGAACGCGACGAAGAAGTCCGACGGCATCTCGGCCTTCGTCGTCCATGCCGACGATCCCGGCTTCGAGGTCGGTTCCAAGGAACGCAAGCTCGGGATCAAGGGCTCGCCGACCCGCGAGATCCACTTCGCGGACTGCACCATCCCCGCCGATCGCATCATCGGCGAGCCGGGCACCGGCCTCAAGACCGCGTTGCGGACCCTGGACCACACCAGGCCGACCATCGGGGCGCAGGCCCTCGGCATCGCCCAGGGGGCGCTCGACGCCTCGATCGACTACGTGAAGAGCCGCAAGCAGTTCGGGAAGCCGATCAGCGACTTCCAGGGCGTGCAGTTCATGCTCGCCGACATGGCGATGAAGATCGAGGCCGCCCGGCACCTCGTCTACGTCTCGGCCGCCCGCGCCGAGCGCGGCGAGGGCGACCTGGGCTTCGTCTCCGCCGCCGCGAAGTGCTTCGCCTCCGACGTCGCCATGGAGGTCACCACGGATGCCGTCCAGCTCTTCGGCGGGGCGGGCTACACCAGTGACTTCCCCGTGGAGCGGATGATGCGCGACGCGAAGATCACCCAGATCTACGAGGGCACCAACCAGATCCAGCGCATGGTGATGGCCAGGAACCTGCTCAAGCGCTAG
- a CDS encoding phosphoribosylaminoimidazolesuccinocarboxamide synthase yields MKKIHSGKVRDLYEIDSDLLLVASDRVSVYDVSLPTPVPDKGALLTRLSTWWFEQLSDVVPNHVISATDVPAEFAGRALRCKPLTMIPVECIARGYLVGLGLREYQKNGTVSGVALPEGLVEGSRLPEPIFTPTTKGSDTGHDEFMTFAEVVDLVGPELADRLRDLTLEIYSRGAERAAQNGIIVADTKLEFGRDSDGVLTLADEVLTSDSSRFWPADDWEPGRPQHAFDKQIVRDWATSTGWDKTPPGPAIPAEIVAETRARYTAVYERITGQRWTG; encoded by the coding sequence ATGAAGAAGATCCACTCCGGCAAGGTGCGCGACCTGTACGAGATCGACTCCGATCTCCTGCTGGTCGCCTCGGACCGGGTGTCCGTGTACGACGTCTCGCTGCCGACGCCGGTGCCGGACAAGGGCGCCCTGCTGACCCGGCTCTCCACGTGGTGGTTCGAGCAGCTGAGCGACGTCGTGCCGAATCACGTCATCTCGGCGACCGACGTGCCCGCCGAGTTCGCGGGCCGGGCGCTGCGCTGCAAACCGCTGACCATGATCCCGGTGGAGTGCATCGCGCGCGGCTACCTCGTCGGGTTGGGGCTGCGCGAGTATCAGAAGAACGGCACCGTGTCGGGCGTCGCGCTGCCCGAGGGACTCGTGGAGGGCAGCAGGCTCCCGGAGCCGATCTTCACTCCGACGACCAAGGGGTCCGACACCGGGCACGACGAGTTCATGACCTTCGCGGAGGTCGTCGACCTGGTCGGTCCGGAGCTTGCCGACCGGTTGCGGGACCTCACGCTCGAGATCTACTCGCGCGGCGCCGAGCGGGCCGCGCAGAACGGCATCATCGTCGCCGACACGAAGCTGGAGTTCGGCCGGGACTCCGACGGGGTGCTGACGCTGGCCGACGAGGTGCTCACCTCCGACTCCTCCCGCTTCTGGCCCGCCGACGACTGGGAACCGGGTCGCCCGCAGCACGCCTTCGACAAGCAGATCGTCCGTGACTGGGCGACGAGCACCGGCTGGGACAAGACCCCGCCCGGACCGGCGATCCCGGCCGAGATCGTCGCCGAGACGCGCGCCCGGTACACGGCGGTGTACGAGCGCATCACCGGGCAGCGCTGGACCGGCTGA
- the purE gene encoding 5-(carboxyamino)imidazole ribonucleotide mutase, with amino-acid sequence MGSDSDWPVMEAATTALTEFDVAYEVAVISAHRTPQRMIDYARSAADRGLRVIIAGAGGAAHLPGMVASATVLPVIGVPVPLRHLDGLDSLLSIVQMPAGVPVATVSVGGARNAGLLAVRTLGAGADEHAARLRQAMAGFQADLEQLVLDKDAALRTRHEQG; translated from the coding sequence ATGGGCAGCGATTCGGACTGGCCGGTGATGGAGGCGGCGACGACCGCGCTGACCGAGTTCGACGTGGCCTACGAGGTCGCGGTGATCTCCGCGCACCGCACCCCGCAGCGGATGATCGACTACGCCCGGTCGGCCGCCGACCGGGGGCTGCGAGTGATCATCGCGGGCGCGGGCGGTGCCGCGCACCTGCCCGGCATGGTCGCCTCTGCGACGGTGCTGCCGGTGATCGGCGTCCCGGTGCCATTGCGGCATCTCGACGGTCTCGACTCGCTGCTGTCGATCGTGCAGATGCCCGCAGGCGTGCCGGTGGCGACCGTGTCGGTGGGGGGCGCACGCAATGCAGGCCTCCTGGCGGTCCGCACGCTGGGTGCCGGTGCCGACGAGCACGCGGCGCGGCTGCGTCAGGCGATGGCAGGCTTCCAGGCCGATCTGGAGCAGCTGGTGCTGGACAAGGACGCTGCGCTGCGCACCCGCCACGAACAGGGCTGA
- a CDS encoding sugar ABC transporter ATP-binding protein produces the protein MAEQDDAVRPPPLLSLRGVSKSYGAVHALSGVELDLYGGEVHALAGENGAGKSTLVKILAGVHAPDSGELLIDGRPHPLADTAAARAAGIAVIYQEPTLFPDLSVAENIFMGRQPTTRLGRIDHRAVRRSCAELFARLGVRLDPDRPARGLSIADQQMVEIAKALSFDARVLVMDEPTSALSGIEVERLFGVVRSLRDSGAAVLFISHRFDEIFDLCRRITVLRDGRWVSTDAAEDLSVDTVIRRMVGREVASLFPKTVAPLRDVVLDVTGLSRAGVFHDVDLQVRGGEIVALAGLVGAGRSEVVRAIFGVDRYDAGSVRVAGKPLRPGSPAAAMAAGIALVPEDRRQQGLVMELSVQRNTTLTRLWRLARFGWLTGRDERSHAEQWSRRLQVKAGRLSDAVSTLSGGNQQKVVLAKWLATEPAVLIVDEPTRGIDVGTKSEVHRLLSELAGEGMAVIMVSSELPEVLGMADRVLVMHEGRLVADIPRDRADENSVMAAATGGQDRP, from the coding sequence GTGGCTGAGCAGGACGACGCGGTCCGACCGCCCCCGTTGTTATCCCTGCGCGGCGTCAGCAAATCCTATGGCGCGGTGCACGCCCTGAGCGGTGTGGAACTCGACCTCTACGGCGGCGAGGTTCATGCGCTGGCCGGGGAGAACGGTGCGGGAAAGTCCACTCTGGTCAAGATCCTGGCAGGCGTGCACGCCCCGGACTCCGGTGAGCTGCTGATCGACGGCAGACCGCATCCGCTGGCCGACACCGCCGCCGCCCGCGCGGCGGGCATCGCGGTGATCTACCAGGAACCGACGTTGTTCCCCGATCTGTCCGTCGCGGAGAACATCTTCATGGGCCGCCAGCCCACGACGAGGCTGGGCCGCATCGACCACCGCGCCGTCCGCCGGTCCTGTGCGGAGTTGTTCGCCCGACTCGGGGTCCGGCTCGACCCGGACCGGCCCGCGCGGGGCCTGTCGATCGCCGACCAGCAGATGGTGGAGATCGCCAAGGCGCTGTCCTTCGACGCCCGCGTCCTGGTGATGGACGAGCCGACCTCCGCGCTGTCGGGCATCGAGGTCGAGCGACTGTTCGGCGTGGTCCGCTCGCTGCGGGACTCGGGCGCGGCCGTGCTGTTCATCTCCCATCGTTTCGACGAGATCTTCGACCTGTGCAGGCGCATCACCGTGCTGCGCGATGGTCGTTGGGTCTCCACCGACGCCGCCGAGGATCTCAGCGTCGACACGGTGATCCGCCGGATGGTCGGCCGCGAGGTCGCCAGCCTGTTCCCGAAGACCGTGGCACCCCTGCGCGACGTCGTGCTCGACGTGACGGGCCTGAGCCGGGCCGGGGTGTTCCACGACGTCGATCTCCAGGTCCGGGGCGGCGAGATCGTCGCGCTCGCCGGGCTGGTCGGCGCAGGCCGCAGCGAGGTGGTGCGCGCGATCTTCGGCGTCGATCGGTACGACGCGGGATCGGTCCGGGTGGCGGGAAAGCCGCTGCGGCCGGGCAGCCCGGCGGCGGCGATGGCCGCAGGCATCGCGCTCGTGCCGGAGGACCGCAGGCAGCAGGGTCTCGTCATGGAGCTGTCCGTCCAGCGCAACACCACGCTCACCCGACTGTGGCGGCTGGCCCGGTTCGGCTGGCTGACCGGCCGGGACGAACGATCCCACGCCGAACAGTGGTCCCGGCGGCTCCAGGTGAAGGCGGGCCGACTCTCCGACGCGGTCTCCACGCTGTCCGGCGGCAACCAGCAGAAGGTCGTGCTGGCGAAGTGGCTGGCCACCGAGCCCGCCGTCCTCATCGTCGACGAGCCGACCCGAGGCATCGACGTCGGAACCAAGTCCGAGGTGCATCGGCTGCTGTCGGAGCTGGCCGGAGAGGGAATGGCCGTGATCATGGTGTCCAGCGAGCTGCCGGAGGTGCTCGGCATGGCGGACCGGGTGCTGGTCATGCACGAGGGACGGCTCGTCGCCGACATCCCGAGGGACCGCGCCGACGAGAACAGCGTGATGGCTGCCGCGACCGGCGGGCAGGACCGGCCGTGA
- a CDS encoding RloB family protein, protein MAARRLSERSDLRRRTGGRSERRRILVVTEGTKTEPSYLQGLCAYLRQTGVRVCGVYVRGEGRDPERVVKKAALETGDGRLVGGRDGFESVWCVFDVDEHRTLQTGIRAAARHGFHTVVSNPCFEIWLLWHYEDCRRSIDSTELRRRLRRYGIDKAVPKDFLFARTTVASGRAGNTTGVIPANPGTGMAALVHHIMGDAPARPR, encoded by the coding sequence GTGGCCGCCCGACGACTCAGCGAGCGATCCGACCTGCGACGGCGCACCGGGGGACGGAGTGAACGCCGCCGGATCCTCGTCGTCACCGAGGGGACCAAGACCGAGCCGTCGTATCTGCAAGGTCTGTGCGCATATCTCCGGCAGACCGGCGTCCGGGTCTGCGGGGTCTATGTCCGAGGCGAAGGGCGCGACCCAGAGCGAGTAGTGAAGAAGGCTGCGCTGGAGACCGGTGACGGCCGGCTGGTCGGGGGTCGCGACGGATTCGAATCGGTGTGGTGTGTGTTCGACGTCGACGAGCACCGCACGTTGCAGACCGGAATCCGAGCGGCAGCTCGCCACGGATTCCACACCGTGGTGAGCAATCCCTGTTTCGAGATCTGGCTGCTCTGGCACTACGAGGACTGCCGTCGCAGTATCGACTCCACCGAACTCAGACGCCGCCTACGTCGGTATGGCATCGACAAGGCGGTGCCCAAGGACTTCTTATTCGCCAGAACCACGGTGGCCTCCGGACGAGCCGGGAACACCACCGGGGTCATTCCAGCAAACCCCGGAACCGGGATGGCGGCACTGGTTCACCACATCATGGGTGACGCTCCCGCACGTCCACGATGA
- a CDS encoding 5-(carboxyamino)imidazole ribonucleotide synthase has translation MGTSSTNKGSMPVVGMIGGGQLARMTHQAAIPLGQSLRVLAASQTDPAALVAPGVAIGAHTDPDAVRAFAADCDVVTFDHEHVPGDLLRGLVAEGIAVRPGPDALIHAQDKLVMRRRLRELGLPVPEFVEVTSAADLVRFGEVHGWPCVLKAVRGGYDGRGVWMPADADEAAHLATELLAAGTPLMVEQKVPMRRELAAVVARSPFGQGAAWPVVQTVQTDGICVEVHAPAPGLATATAARAQEIAFRIAEELDVVGVLAVELFELDRSGPAVADEATGADDDTSTGSRPADDAGWRELAPDGLVVNELAMRPHNSGHWTIEGARTSQFEQHLRAVLDYPLGNTDPVAPAAVMTNVLGAPEQPAMSVDERLHHLFARYPDAKVHLYGKAERPGRKVGHVTMLGDDADSVAVRARLAAHWLSHAQWTDGYDIHGGEQR, from the coding sequence GTGGGCACCAGCAGCACGAATAAGGGATCGATGCCCGTCGTCGGCATGATCGGCGGCGGCCAGCTCGCCCGGATGACACACCAGGCCGCGATCCCGCTCGGGCAGTCTCTCCGGGTGCTCGCCGCTTCGCAGACCGACCCGGCCGCACTCGTGGCGCCGGGCGTCGCCATCGGCGCGCACACCGATCCCGACGCGGTGCGTGCGTTCGCCGCCGACTGCGACGTCGTGACCTTCGATCACGAGCACGTGCCCGGTGACCTGCTCCGAGGACTCGTGGCGGAGGGGATCGCGGTCCGGCCCGGACCCGACGCGCTGATCCATGCCCAGGACAAGCTGGTGATGCGGCGCCGTCTCCGTGAACTCGGCCTGCCGGTTCCCGAGTTCGTCGAGGTCACCAGCGCTGCGGACCTGGTGCGCTTCGGCGAGGTGCACGGCTGGCCCTGTGTGCTCAAGGCGGTCAGGGGCGGCTACGACGGACGAGGCGTATGGATGCCCGCCGACGCCGACGAGGCGGCGCACCTGGCGACGGAGCTGCTCGCGGCGGGCACGCCGCTGATGGTCGAACAGAAGGTGCCGATGCGGCGGGAACTGGCCGCGGTCGTGGCACGCTCCCCGTTCGGCCAGGGCGCGGCGTGGCCGGTGGTGCAGACCGTGCAGACCGACGGCATCTGCGTCGAGGTGCATGCGCCCGCCCCCGGCCTGGCCACCGCCACCGCCGCGCGGGCCCAGGAGATCGCCTTCCGGATCGCCGAGGAACTGGACGTGGTCGGCGTGCTGGCGGTGGAACTGTTCGAGCTGGACCGCTCTGGCCCCGCCGTAGCCGACGAGGCGACAGGCGCCGACGACGACACGAGCACCGGTTCGCGGCCTGCCGACGACGCCGGATGGCGGGAACTCGCCCCGGACGGCCTGGTCGTCAACGAGCTGGCGATGCGACCGCACAACTCCGGGCACTGGACCATCGAAGGAGCCAGGACCTCGCAGTTCGAGCAGCATCTGCGGGCCGTGCTGGACTATCCGCTCGGCAACACCGATCCGGTGGCGCCTGCGGCGGTGATGACCAACGTGCTCGGCGCGCCGGAGCAGCCCGCGATGTCGGTCGACGAGCGGCTGCACCACCTGTTCGCCCGCTATCCCGATGCCAAGGTGCACCTGTACGGGAAGGCCGAGCGTCCTGGCCGCAAGGTCGGACATGTCACGATGCTCGGCGACGACGCCGACTCCGTCGCGGTGCGGGCGCGGCTGGCCGCACACTGGCTGTCGCACGCGCAGTGGACCGACGGCTACGACATTCACGGAGGAGAACAGCGGTGA